One part of the Chryseobacterium sp. 7 genome encodes these proteins:
- a CDS encoding helix-turn-helix domain-containing protein, which yields MSDQLETIEDYYRRIRKDQIKMFDSEDFETGKSHFNISMRRYCSFKSPYNRRDYYKISFIIGKGTIHYGAHQLFIDGPALFFPSPSIPYSWECESDVQEGYFCLFNQEFFNGNSEFNLFKKTSMFKEWSKPVVFLNEEQTQLATLYFEQIYRMNNSAYPFRCSSIKSNLASVMHLALENRVEDIHPNELPANVRLYKLFDELLNKQFPLDSPAYPLALKTPSDFAEHLNVHVNHLNSSVKSVTNLTTTQIIKEKMFEESKNLLKYTNWDIAQIGYTLGFDQPAHFNNFFKKHAQTSPLKFKNLS from the coding sequence ATGAGTGATCAGCTGGAAACAATAGAAGATTATTACAGACGCATCCGTAAAGATCAGATCAAAATGTTTGATTCTGAGGATTTTGAAACAGGAAAATCTCATTTCAATATTTCCATGCGTAGGTATTGCAGCTTCAAGAGTCCTTACAACCGCCGCGATTATTATAAAATCAGCTTTATCATCGGAAAAGGTACGATTCATTATGGAGCACACCAGCTGTTTATAGATGGTCCGGCTTTGTTTTTCCCATCTCCAAGTATACCGTATTCATGGGAGTGCGAAAGTGATGTACAGGAGGGCTATTTTTGCCTTTTCAATCAGGAGTTTTTTAACGGAAATTCAGAATTTAATCTGTTTAAAAAAACTTCTATGTTCAAAGAATGGAGCAAACCGGTTGTCTTTCTCAATGAGGAACAAACTCAGCTTGCTACTCTGTATTTTGAACAGATTTACAGGATGAACAATTCAGCGTATCCTTTCCGTTGCAGCAGTATCAAAAGCAATCTGGCCTCAGTGATGCATCTGGCACTGGAAAACCGTGTGGAAGACATTCACCCTAATGAGCTTCCTGCGAATGTAAGGCTGTACAAACTTTTCGACGAATTGCTCAACAAACAGTTTCCGTTGGACTCCCCCGCTTATCCTCTGGCTTTAAAAACGCCTTCCGACTTTGCAGAGCATCTGAATGTACATGTGAACCATTTGAATTCTTCTGTAAAATCAGTTACCAACCTTACTACAACTCAGATTATCAAAGAGAAAATGTTTGAAGAGTCTAAAAATCTGCTGAAATATACGAATTGGGATATTGCCCAGATAGGCTACACTCTAGGGTTCGATCAGCCGGCTCATTTTAATAATTTCTTTAAAAAGCATGCACAGACTTCCCCATTAAAATTTAAGAATTTATCTTAA
- a CDS encoding M20 family metallopeptidase: MKQLTLTLLCFASSVLTAQGLNSKKDAAVPSKNLNGQTIHQSVQQETDRIFNKLVTIRRQFHENPELAGNEKQTQEKIKQYLLDLGLEVQTDNYGHSVVGILKGDKKGKKIAWRSDMDALPNDYPDPETFKSKIKGIQHGCGHDIHMAVGLGIAEVLSKSKKSLKGTVYFIFQPEEETFKGAKEMINNGLLSKIHPDEIYGLHVTATPVGQIMVKPDEMFAYQKRIRIQLKNGLTEEQLNGLAKKISNALFRTSNGSKPWEIQSIVDPKIGLTNPDTIFKDYMFTDGKFTIYSKNNQSFLEAYLYETNASHLDKIIPEVQKVIIDNGYQNQLVSVSFVQENPTVINNEKLTHSAIEILQNLYGKNTVAADYGQVPFFNDDFAYFQQKIPGVYFFLGGSSFEKGVIAMNHSPNFQVDEESIRTGVKSFSSLIIERLNRN, encoded by the coding sequence ATGAAACAACTTACCTTAACTTTATTGTGTTTTGCTTCCTCTGTTTTGACAGCTCAGGGATTGAATAGTAAAAAAGACGCAGCTGTTCCTTCCAAAAATTTGAACGGACAAACAATTCATCAATCTGTTCAACAGGAGACGGACAGGATATTCAATAAATTAGTGACTATAAGAAGACAGTTCCATGAAAACCCGGAATTGGCAGGTAATGAAAAACAGACTCAGGAAAAAATTAAGCAATATCTGCTGGATTTGGGATTAGAAGTTCAAACAGATAATTATGGACACAGTGTTGTAGGAATTCTGAAAGGTGATAAAAAAGGGAAAAAGATAGCATGGAGATCAGATATGGATGCTTTACCCAATGATTATCCGGATCCTGAAACTTTCAAATCAAAAATAAAAGGCATTCAGCATGGTTGTGGTCATGATATACACATGGCGGTTGGGCTGGGAATTGCTGAGGTATTGTCCAAAAGCAAAAAATCGTTAAAAGGAACCGTATATTTTATATTTCAGCCTGAAGAGGAAACTTTCAAAGGAGCAAAAGAAATGATTAACAATGGATTACTTTCCAAAATACATCCTGATGAAATCTATGGATTGCATGTGACAGCCACACCTGTAGGACAAATCATGGTGAAGCCTGATGAAATGTTTGCTTATCAGAAAAGAATAAGAATTCAGCTGAAAAACGGTTTGACTGAGGAACAGCTCAACGGGCTAGCCAAGAAAATCAGCAATGCTTTATTCCGAACGTCTAACGGAAGTAAACCATGGGAAATACAATCCATTGTTGATCCTAAAATCGGGTTGACGAATCCTGATACTATTTTCAAAGATTATATGTTCACGGACGGAAAATTTACTATTTATTCCAAAAATAATCAGTCTTTTCTTGAAGCCTATCTGTACGAAACGAACGCTTCTCATTTAGATAAAATAATTCCTGAAGTTCAGAAAGTGATTATAGACAATGGGTATCAAAATCAGCTTGTTTCAGTTTCATTTGTTCAGGAAAATCCAACGGTTATCAATAATGAAAAACTGACGCATTCAGCAATAGAAATTCTTCAGAATCTGTATGGAAAAAATACAGTGGCTGCAGATTATGGCCAGGTTCCGTTTTTCAATGATGATTTTGCGTATTTCCAACAAAAAATCCCGGGAGTTTATTTCTTTCTCGGGGGTTCCAGCTTTGAAAAAGGAGTGATTGCGATGAATCATTCTCCCAATTTTCAGGTGGATGAAGAAAGCATCAGAACAGGAGTGAAAAGCTTTTCATCATTAATCATTGAACGTCTTAACAGAAATTAA
- a CDS encoding winged helix-turn-helix transcriptional regulator — protein MEEEKIVYSRPQCSTHLAATEDALYVLGGRWTIRVMIAILGGHTRFNELQRTISGISARVLSSELKKLEVNHLVERTVITDQKPVLVEYVPTEYSESLKDVIAALADWGSKHKKKITA, from the coding sequence ATGGAAGAAGAAAAAATAGTGTATTCAAGGCCGCAATGCAGTACGCATCTGGCTGCTACTGAGGATGCTTTATATGTTTTGGGAGGCAGATGGACCATCAGAGTGATGATTGCCATTTTGGGCGGACATACACGCTTCAACGAGCTACAGCGAACCATCAGCGGTATTTCAGCAAGAGTCTTATCCAGCGAATTAAAGAAACTGGAGGTGAATCATCTGGTAGAAAGAACTGTAATTACCGATCAGAAACCGGTTTTGGTAGAATATGTCCCTACGGAATATAGTGAATCCCTGAAAGATGTGATTGCTGCTCTTGCGGATTGGGGTTCAAAACATAAAAAGAAAATTACAGCATAA
- a CDS encoding PLP-dependent aminotransferase family protein: MKPFKYEIFTTIIEKQIRSGILQEKDKLPSVRQIKEKYNLSTSSVQSGFEYLMIKGLVISSPRSGYFVAAIQEENIPEERITLPIVTRDETFMKNMMFTSKRASESNSFNAAMPGDLLIPQKLILRTMQEVIREKGAALLRYYPSNGMEALRKHIAKQMGAYGCTMNPDEIIITDGALQALTIALKSVTKAGDTIAVDSPCVFSVLEVMMHLELKVIEIPVHYRSGFDAEYFRTACKENEIKALVITPNFHNPTGIIMKDEVKKEVLGIAETYQLCIVENDMYSDLYFEEQRPRSIQSFDKKGIVMTYSSFSKTLAPGIRLGWLYAGNFYAKSERVRFVLGRTVSPVYQELVLKLLQGNSYERHLRVFRKKLNQQAMQVLDALRNSFPEGSYFHKPQGGYSIWGQLPEHTDMQKFYQYCETHSILFTPGHTFSFTDKYDGHFRVVFAERITPESLTLLGKAGKKVKNRLL, translated from the coding sequence ATGAAACCTTTTAAATACGAAATTTTTACAACCATCATAGAAAAACAGATCCGAAGTGGAATTTTACAGGAGAAAGACAAACTTCCGTCTGTCCGGCAGATCAAAGAAAAATACAACTTGAGTACAAGTTCAGTGCAAAGCGGATTTGAATATCTTATGATCAAAGGCCTTGTCATAAGCAGTCCACGGTCTGGGTATTTTGTAGCGGCTATTCAGGAAGAAAATATTCCGGAGGAAAGAATAACACTACCTATCGTAACGCGGGATGAAACATTTATGAAAAATATGATGTTTACCTCCAAAAGAGCTTCAGAATCCAACTCTTTCAATGCAGCGATGCCGGGAGATCTTCTCATTCCGCAGAAACTTATTCTCAGAACAATGCAGGAGGTGATTCGTGAAAAAGGTGCAGCATTACTGAGATATTATCCGTCAAACGGTATGGAAGCATTAAGAAAGCATATTGCCAAACAGATGGGAGCTTATGGCTGTACAATGAATCCTGATGAGATTATTATTACAGACGGTGCTCTACAGGCACTTACAATAGCTTTGAAATCGGTGACTAAAGCCGGAGATACAATTGCAGTAGACAGCCCTTGTGTATTTTCTGTACTGGAAGTGATGATGCATCTTGAATTGAAAGTAATCGAGATTCCTGTACATTACAGAAGTGGTTTTGATGCAGAATATTTCAGAACAGCCTGTAAAGAAAACGAGATTAAGGCTCTTGTTATAACTCCCAATTTTCATAATCCTACAGGAATTATAATGAAAGATGAAGTAAAAAAAGAAGTTTTGGGCATTGCAGAAACGTATCAGTTGTGCATTGTGGAGAATGATATGTATTCTGACCTTTATTTTGAAGAACAAAGACCGCGCAGCATACAAAGCTTTGATAAAAAGGGGATTGTGATGACCTATTCATCATTTTCAAAGACATTGGCACCAGGAATACGTCTGGGCTGGCTTTATGCCGGAAATTTTTATGCAAAATCCGAAAGAGTCAGGTTTGTATTAGGGCGTACGGTTTCTCCTGTTTATCAGGAGCTGGTTTTGAAACTGTTGCAGGGAAACAGCTATGAAAGACATCTTCGGGTATTCCGGAAAAAACTCAATCAGCAGGCGATGCAGGTTTTGGATGCTTTAAGGAATTCATTTCCTGAAGGTTCTTATTTTCACAAACCTCAGGGCGGCTACAGCATTTGGGGACAGCTTCCGGAGCATACGGATATGCAGAAATTTTATCAATATTGTGAGACACACAGCATCCTATTTACGCCAGGGCATACTTTCTCATTCACGGATAAATATGATGGCCATTTCCGGGTGGTCTTTGCGGAAAGGATTACTCCCGAAAGCTTAACCTTATTGGGGAAAGCAGGGAAAAAGGTTAAGAATAGGTTACTTTGA
- a CDS encoding MarR family winged helix-turn-helix transcriptional regulator: protein MMHLIMLNHYYQTMLAKQNNISEMALELGLAMSEMKSRLRQKIQNSINEYDPDLSFELIEILGLLSRNNGINQQEIGNKVSKDKSSITYLINSLVKRDLVERIAYQNDRRNKQIFLTPKGKQIVETVYPWALDLYKKAAGDIDAEEISKALLLVKKMTANLEEPGPKNDTL from the coding sequence ATGATGCATCTTATCATGCTTAATCATTATTATCAAACTATGCTTGCAAAACAGAATAACATATCAGAAATGGCTTTGGAACTTGGCCTGGCGATGAGCGAAATGAAAAGCCGCCTTCGACAGAAAATCCAAAACAGCATTAATGAATATGATCCGGATCTTTCTTTTGAACTAATTGAAATTCTGGGATTGCTTTCCCGAAATAACGGGATTAATCAGCAGGAAATAGGAAACAAGGTAAGCAAAGACAAGTCAAGCATTACGTATCTCATCAACAGTCTCGTAAAAAGAGATTTGGTAGAACGAATTGCCTATCAGAATGACAGGAGAAATAAGCAGATCTTTCTGACTCCAAAGGGTAAACAGATTGTAGAAACCGTTTATCCATGGGCATTGGATCTTTATAAAAAAGCAGCTGGCGATATTGATGCGGAAGAAATCAGCAAAGCGCTGCTACTGGTAAAAAAAATGACAGCAAACCTGGAAGAACCGGGACCAAAAAATGATACACTATGA
- a CDS encoding RidA family protein has protein sequence MENTQQPQLINPTALFNPSPYGFSHSISVENPSKICFISGQSGGLGENHVLADDFKTQVQDALKNMEIVLQSHSMTFENIIKITLLIVGHNQEKLEIWAEEAKNIWKESFFPTSTLIPVSQLALPGMLFEIDAVAVKN, from the coding sequence ATGGAAAACACTCAACAACCTCAATTGATCAATCCAACGGCCTTATTTAATCCCAGCCCTTATGGCTTTTCACACAGCATTTCTGTGGAAAATCCTTCCAAAATATGCTTTATCTCTGGGCAGAGCGGCGGTTTGGGAGAAAATCATGTATTGGCTGACGATTTTAAAACCCAGGTTCAGGATGCTTTAAAAAATATGGAAATTGTTTTACAGAGCCATTCTATGACATTTGAAAATATTATCAAAATCACTCTTCTCATTGTAGGTCATAATCAGGAAAAGCTTGAAATATGGGCTGAAGAAGCAAAAAATATATGGAAAGAATCATTCTTTCCTACCAGCACGCTTATTCCAGTGAGCCAGCTTGCTTTGCCAGGGATGCTGTTTGAGATTGATGCCGTTGCAGTAAAAAATTAA
- a CDS encoding M1 family aminopeptidase, translating into MLKKLFILTLLLPLLTYSQNKINYKIFYDADLEQNGLKVQVDYILKKPSDTISFYFANENWGENNLFNSLTISKDENPDISFENLPEKNKIKVRMKTGNKVSLVYHIKQDFKDPNYKIFNRPKINNTFFHVLGKNLFIVPVSFTKIPEDREFEFSLEWINFPVKFRLHNNFATQARVQNIKTTLWEGFYNSLFIGGDYRFYSFKIQNKPVYLALRDQWQNGFTDDFLFSNLKKAIQSQRDFWKDYDQDYYTITLTPTVSQKDSLFKGYSSTGSAIKNAFMIQGTNNPFNNKSAYLYLLHHELMHEWIGNKIQNKNEELNYWFSEGFTDYYTYKNRLRIKDISIDEWLSSFNTEVIQSHWKNPQRNIPNYKIKDDFWKSRDVEKVPYRRGAIFAFWLDNHILIKTHYKKSLDVLMRELLKVCTEKKLRFTDELFLNTALQYLNEDITYFFQKHIISGVDIDLTKEKWIDGFNFKMIDNIPQLEIDKGKKVQYGLN; encoded by the coding sequence ATGTTAAAGAAATTATTCATTCTGACTTTATTATTACCTCTGCTCACCTATTCTCAGAACAAAATAAATTACAAAATCTTTTATGATGCAGATCTTGAGCAAAACGGATTAAAAGTTCAGGTTGATTATATCCTTAAAAAACCATCAGATACCATTTCCTTCTATTTTGCCAATGAAAACTGGGGCGAAAATAATCTCTTCAACAGTCTTACAATATCAAAAGATGAAAATCCGGATATTAGTTTTGAAAACCTTCCGGAAAAGAATAAAATAAAAGTCAGGATGAAAACAGGAAACAAAGTTTCACTTGTCTATCATATTAAACAGGATTTTAAAGATCCTAATTATAAAATATTCAATCGTCCCAAGATTAACAATACATTCTTCCACGTTTTAGGTAAAAACCTATTCATAGTTCCCGTTTCATTTACAAAAATACCGGAAGACAGGGAATTTGAGTTTTCCCTTGAATGGATAAATTTCCCTGTGAAATTCAGACTTCACAATAATTTTGCTACACAGGCCCGGGTCCAAAACATCAAAACAACACTTTGGGAAGGATTTTACAACTCATTGTTTATAGGAGGTGATTATAGGTTTTATTCCTTTAAAATACAAAATAAGCCAGTTTATCTTGCATTAAGGGATCAGTGGCAAAACGGATTTACAGATGATTTCCTTTTTTCAAACCTCAAAAAAGCGATACAGTCTCAAAGAGATTTCTGGAAAGATTATGATCAGGATTATTATACGATTACCTTAACCCCTACTGTTTCACAAAAAGACAGCCTTTTCAAAGGATATAGCTCAACAGGGTCTGCTATCAAAAATGCATTTATGATCCAGGGAACTAATAATCCTTTCAACAACAAAAGTGCCTACCTTTATCTTCTTCATCATGAACTGATGCACGAATGGATTGGAAATAAGATTCAAAATAAGAACGAAGAGCTTAATTATTGGTTTAGTGAAGGCTTTACTGATTATTATACTTATAAAAACAGATTAAGAATCAAAGATATTTCTATAGATGAGTGGCTTTCCTCATTCAATACTGAAGTCATTCAAAGTCATTGGAAGAATCCACAACGAAATATTCCGAATTATAAAATAAAAGATGATTTCTGGAAAAGCCGTGATGTAGAAAAAGTACCCTACAGACGGGGCGCTATTTTTGCTTTCTGGCTGGATAATCATATTTTAATAAAAACCCATTATAAAAAATCGCTGGATGTTCTGATGCGTGAATTATTGAAAGTATGTACGGAAAAGAAACTCAGGTTTACAGATGAACTTTTTCTCAATACAGCTCTGCAATATCTGAATGAAGATATTACTTATTTCTTCCAGAAACATATCATTTCAGGGGTAGATATTGACCTTACGAAAGAAAAATGGATTGATGGTTTTAATTTTAAAATGATTGATAATATCCCACAATTGGAAATTGACAAAGGCAAGAAAGTACAATATGGCCTTAATTGA
- a CDS encoding MFS transporter yields MLREASEKRIRLITIMAFVSIPLSGFVTDIYLPSFPSMAKEMMVSEKDIQITLTSYLLSYGISQLFVGGILDSIGRYRPKLIALFLLILTSILITMTNSILLICLLRILQGAAVSVLVVATRAIFVDIYDAERVKHYLSYFTIVWSCGPILAPFLGGYLEKMFNWHANFYFLAGYAGFLFLFEWFFSEESLPQKKKLDLSENISLYKMMLKNRIFMLGIFILGLSYSIVMLFNITGPFIIENTFHFTPVVIGYCTLILGFSWMIGGFIGKRRLTLDFKPRILQPILLQLILIACLITTSYFAESLFIMIPFAFFIHICSGILFTSFFTTSMLYFPKNAGTAGGLMGGLVYVITSVTSFIISVSGTVTDQKGLSWRYLIIACFLLGIILIMHQAVKKEKAGN; encoded by the coding sequence ATGTTGAGAGAAGCATCTGAAAAAAGAATCAGATTAATTACCATTATGGCTTTCGTGTCAATTCCGCTTTCGGGATTTGTCACGGATATTTATTTACCATCGTTCCCTTCTATGGCCAAAGAAATGATGGTTTCAGAAAAAGATATTCAGATTACATTAACGTCATATCTTCTGAGTTACGGAATTTCTCAATTGTTTGTAGGGGGAATTCTGGACAGCATCGGGCGCTATCGTCCTAAATTGATAGCCTTATTCTTACTGATCCTTACCAGTATTTTAATTACGATGACCAACAGTATTTTACTGATTTGTCTGCTTCGTATTCTTCAGGGAGCTGCGGTTTCTGTACTTGTTGTGGCTACGCGTGCTATTTTTGTGGATATTTACGATGCAGAGAGGGTGAAACATTATTTGAGCTACTTTACCATTGTATGGTCTTGCGGTCCTATTCTGGCACCATTCCTTGGAGGTTATCTTGAGAAAATGTTTAACTGGCATGCTAATTTTTATTTTCTTGCAGGATACGCAGGGTTCTTATTTTTATTCGAATGGTTTTTCAGTGAAGAAAGTCTTCCTCAGAAAAAGAAGCTGGATCTGTCTGAAAATATCAGTCTTTATAAAATGATGCTGAAGAACAGGATTTTTATGCTGGGAATTTTCATTTTAGGACTAAGCTATTCTATAGTAATGCTGTTTAATATTACCGGACCTTTTATTATTGAAAACACGTTTCATTTTACTCCGGTAGTTATTGGATACTGTACCCTGATCTTAGGTTTCTCATGGATGATTGGAGGCTTTATCGGGAAGCGCAGACTGACTCTGGATTTTAAACCCAGAATATTACAGCCTATCTTATTGCAGCTTATTTTGATTGCATGCCTGATTACGACCAGTTATTTTGCAGAAAGCCTTTTCATAATGATCCCTTTTGCCTTTTTCATTCATATCTGTTCCGGAATTTTATTTACCTCCTTTTTTACAACAAGTATGCTCTACTTTCCTAAAAATGCAGGAACAGCCGGTGGATTGATGGGTGGATTGGTCTATGTGATTACTTCCGTAACGAGTTTTATCATTTCTGTAAGTGGCACTGTAACGGATCAAAAGGGGCTGTCCTGGCGCTATCTTATCATAGCCTGTTTCCTTTTGGGAATTATCCTTATCATGCATCAGGCGGTAAAAAAAGAAAAAGCAGGGAATTAA
- a CDS encoding universal stress protein, whose product MRTILVPIDFTSTTENAVRIAADWAKTYEYQNIILLKTAGESEFDYLHIAEGHSFVNEESVNNLLQRTELLFDQLIGIIKEKSPEIKVSKVLSDWALTRSINELLKNQPSVELIILGSDDQTSSTESFVSDNIISIARTSPVKTLIVPNSYHYTPIKNIFIPCDINGIKRLERLFHHKSVIHKQDVRLMFLNINNREKEDENKKKELENYIREHLTEIPSSIHYSYEENVIKGILNFASTNEADLIIALPGKHSFLYYLASRSISEGIYQNTHQPVLILK is encoded by the coding sequence ATGAGAACAATCCTTGTACCTATTGATTTTACATCAACTACGGAAAATGCAGTAAGAATTGCCGCAGACTGGGCAAAAACCTATGAATATCAAAACATCATCTTATTAAAAACTGCAGGTGAGTCTGAATTTGATTATCTGCATATCGCAGAAGGACATTCATTTGTGAATGAAGAAAGTGTTAACAACCTTTTACAGAGAACGGAGCTACTGTTTGATCAGTTAATTGGAATCATAAAAGAAAAATCTCCTGAAATAAAGGTTTCTAAGGTATTAAGCGACTGGGCACTTACCAGAAGTATCAATGAACTTTTAAAAAACCAGCCGTCTGTAGAACTTATTATCCTGGGAAGTGACGACCAGACTTCTTCCACTGAAAGTTTTGTTTCCGACAACATCATTAGCATTGCAAGAACAAGTCCTGTAAAAACTCTAATTGTGCCCAACAGCTATCATTACACTCCTATTAAAAATATTTTTATTCCTTGTGATATCAATGGTATTAAAAGGCTGGAAAGACTTTTCCATCACAAGTCTGTTATTCATAAACAGGATGTGCGTTTGATGTTTTTGAATATCAATAACCGTGAAAAAGAGGATGAGAACAAAAAGAAAGAACTGGAAAATTATATCCGTGAACATTTAACGGAAATCCCGAGCAGCATTCATTATTCCTACGAAGAAAATGTAATTAAAGGCATCCTGAATTTTGCTTCAACTAATGAGGCAGATCTTATTATTGCTTTGCCAGGCAAGCATAGTTTTCTATATTATCTTGCAAGCAGAAGCATTTCTGAAGGGATTTACCAGAACACCCACCAGCCTGTTTTAATTTTAAAATAG
- a CDS encoding FMN-dependent NADH-azoreductase: MKKVLHIISSPRGESSISKKLGNAVVEKITAKYPDSVFKKRDLANPLFPHLEEAHINAFFTPAEHRTAEQLETVKLSDTVIDELHEADIIVIEAPLYNFSITSTLKSWLDHIARAGKTFSYSENGPEGLVKNKKVYLAFSSGGVYSEGERQAYDFVVPYLKQTLGFMGMTDISVVRAEGLSVPVIQETALQKGIESIVVE, from the coding sequence ATGAAAAAAGTACTTCATATTATCTCAAGCCCGAGAGGCGAATCATCTATCAGTAAAAAACTGGGAAATGCTGTTGTAGAAAAAATCACAGCCAAATATCCTGACAGTGTTTTTAAAAAGCGTGATTTGGCCAATCCTCTTTTTCCTCATTTGGAAGAAGCACACATCAATGCATTTTTCACTCCGGCAGAACACCGTACTGCTGAGCAACTGGAAACGGTGAAACTTTCAGATACGGTGATTGATGAGCTTCATGAAGCGGATATTATCGTTATTGAAGCTCCATTGTACAATTTCAGCATCACTTCTACCCTGAAATCATGGCTGGATCACATTGCGAGAGCAGGAAAAACATTCAGCTACAGCGAAAATGGTCCTGAAGGGCTGGTAAAGAATAAGAAGGTATATCTTGCCTTTTCAAGTGGTGGAGTATACTCTGAAGGAGAACGACAGGCTTATGATTTTGTAGTGCCTTACTTAAAACAAACCTTAGGATTTATGGGAATGACGGATATTTCTGTTGTCCGCGCGGAGGGACTTTCCGTTCCGGTTATTCAGGAAACGGCTCTGCAAAAAGGAATTGAAAGTATAGTGGTAGAATAA
- a CDS encoding Crp/Fnr family transcriptional regulator yields MIICEDLLFSHGATLENYEAGSSVFQEGAAVKYYFQIRSGTVKLNTFLEDGKEFVHGLPFDGHCIGESYLFTVHPYAINAIAVTNCEIIKISKTKFLQILVEKPDLMLEINKYMADRMHFRYMISSFLAISDPIVKLMKLFDHIKKYFGFEEAYSFLIPYTRQQIATLTGLRVETVIRYVKKMEEQKLVKIESTKIYY; encoded by the coding sequence ATGATCATATGTGAAGACTTATTATTCTCCCATGGAGCCACACTGGAAAATTATGAAGCAGGAAGTTCTGTTTTTCAGGAAGGCGCTGCGGTGAAATATTATTTTCAGATCAGAAGCGGTACTGTGAAACTGAATACTTTTTTGGAAGACGGAAAAGAATTTGTTCATGGGCTGCCTTTTGATGGTCATTGTATTGGCGAAAGCTATTTGTTTACAGTTCATCCGTATGCCATCAATGCTATAGCGGTTACCAACTGTGAAATTATTAAGATTTCCAAAACCAAATTTCTGCAGATACTGGTAGAAAAACCTGATCTTATGTTGGAAATCAATAAATATATGGCAGATAGAATGCATTTCAGGTACATGATCTCCAGCTTTCTGGCTATTTCAGACCCTATTGTAAAGCTCATGAAGCTGTTTGACCATATTAAAAAATATTTCGGATTTGAAGAGGCTTATTCCTTTCTTATTCCCTATACGAGACAGCAAATAGCAACATTGACCGGTCTTCGGGTAGAGACGGTAATCAGATATGTGAAGAAAATGGAGGAACAGAAACTGGTTAAAATTGAAAGTACTAAAATTTATTACTAG